One part of the Anopheles merus strain MAF chromosome 3L, AmerM5.1, whole genome shotgun sequence genome encodes these proteins:
- the LOC121599138 gene encoding probable tRNA(His) guanylyltransferase translates to MQFSFPSILKHFLKRTARSLHSSTMALSRFEYVKQFEQEEKLLPNSWIVVRIDGKGFHRFCNVHSFSKPNDLDALQLMNLAGMTVLQEFNEIAIGYGQSDEYSFVFRREASVYQRRRDKLVSYVASLFTSAYMFHWKRIFNGRSIAMRYPPSFDARAVLYPTDENLRDYLSWRQADVHVNNLYNTTFWNLVASGLSNSDAEKRLQGTLASDKNEILFSQFGINYNNEPIIYRKGTILLPKSVVSSEGKKQRLIVPIFEDLISDAFWAKHPEILDKKAKTDELYDLGENEAQPVVRYQLEMQERRKAGMNKSETGNRLLATDHS, encoded by the coding sequence ATGCAATTTTCGTTTCCAAGCATTCTAAAACACTTTCTCAAACGAACGGCACGCTCCCTACACTCCAGCACGATGGCGCTGAGCCGCTTCGAGTACGTGAAGCAGTTCGAGCAGGAGGAAAAGCTACTCCCGAACAGCTGGATCGTGGTGCGCATCGATGGCAAGGGCTTTCATCGGTTCTGCAACGTGCACAGCTTCAGCAAACCGAACGATCTGGACGCCCTGCAGCTGATGAACCTTGCCGGCATGACGGTGCTGCAGGAGTTTAACGAGATTGCCATCGGCTACGGCCAAAGCGACGAGTACTCGTTCGTGTTTCGGCGCGAGGCGAGCGTGTACCAGCGGCGCCGGGACAAGCTGGTCAGCTACGTGGCCAGCCTGTTCACCTCGGCGTACATGTTCCACTGGAAGCGCATCTTCAACGGCCGATCGATTGCGATGCGCTATCCGCCCTCCTTTGACGCCCGGGCCGTCCTCTACCCGACGGACGAGAACCTGCGCGACTATCTCAGCTGGCGGCAGGCGGACGTGCACGTGAACAATCTGTACAACACGACGTTCTGGAATTTGGTCGCTTCCGGGTTGAGCAATTCCGACGCGGAGAAGCGGCTGCAGGGGACGTTGGCGAGCGATAAGAATGAAATCCTTTTCTCCCAGTTCGGCATCAACTACAACAACGAACCGATCATCTACCGGAAGGGTACCATTTTGCTGCCCAAAAGCGTCGTGTCCAGCGAGGGCAAGAAACAGAGACTGATCGTGCCCATCTTTGAGGATCTGATAAGCGACGCATTTTGGGCGAAACATCCCGAGATACTGGATAAGAAGGCAAAAACGGACGAACTGTACGATTTGGGAGAAAACGAGGCGCAACCCGTCGTTCGGTATCAGCTCGAGATGCAGGAACGGCGTAAGGCAGGCATGAACAAGTCGGAAACGGGCAACCGTTTGCTTGCAACTGACCATAGCTAA
- the LOC121599136 gene encoding sorting nexin lst-4 isoform X2 — protein sequence MTRVKVLYDFNGEPNSSEISISVDEVLTVTNTDVGEGWWEGMNSRGQRGLFPAAYVETIPEAPSLPSGPPKMPPPPAVMAQAATGVSKSGSQQALGNRYDQTSDDWGEQQDDWDDDWDDDNDTYSEIGPAAAATGRTNGQTQSYQQQHQHQQQQQQQQYHQQSATASYYANANLPAPPPGDGDTMSLASVATTVGGGRSRAAGTGKIFTKSGDNYLMGMPVPDVSESDRVHVLLMEQGAIVWKPMRDSYSVTVDSPKKEKKFNGLKSFIAYQLTPSFNNIPVARRYKHFDWLHERLVEKFCLIPIPPLPDKQISGRYDEEFVEHRRVQLQEFVDWMCRHPVLSTCGVWMHFLTCTDEKKWKTGKRTAEKDPLVGTMFCASVFPPEKTLLQSLVEPQVDAATQFVPQMDTAVKTLFAICGDQSKKFQQQWKKEYQRIGEGFSEMARALAVDERRAATQISLASSVGQAAGVFINIGQLFGEQPKHDFIPFSDRLHIYRGLLAAWPDTLGEYRNAVQKRKECERLTAEQKMENGQLQEVNRRVDVMSYALLAEMSHFREERDTHLKDTIRNFIGAQIDFYKSIVQKLEQAQTHF from the coding sequence ATGACGCGCGTTAAGGTCCTGTACGATTTCAATGGCGAGCCGAACTCGTCCGAAATTTCCATCTCGGTAGACGAAGTGCTGACCGTCACAAACACGGACGTCGGTGAAGGATGGTGGGAGGGTATGAATTCACGCGGCCAGCGTGGCCTCTTTCCGGCGGCCTACGTAGAAACCATCCCGGAGGCACCGTCTTTGCCCAGCGGACCGCCCAAAatgccaccaccgccagccgTCATGGCGCAGGCGGCGACGGGCGTATCGAAATCCGGCTCACAGCAAGCCCTCGGCAATCGGTACGATCAGACGTCGGACGATTGGGGCGAGCAGCAGGATGATTGGGACGACGATTGGGATGACGATAACGATACGTACTCGGAGATTGGTCCGGCCGCGGCAGCTACCGGGCGTACCAATGGTCAGACACAATcctatcagcagcagcaccagcaccagcagcagcagcagcagcaacagtatcACCAGCAAAGCGCCACAGCCAGCTACTATGCCAACGCGAACTTGCCCGCACCACCGCCCGGCGACGGGGACACGATGTCACTCGCCTCCGTAGCGACTACGGTCGGCGGGGGACGATCGCGTGCCGCCGGGACGGGTAAAATTTTCACCAAATCCGGCGACAACTATCTGATGGGAATGCCAGTGCCGGACGTGTCGGAGTCGGACCGGGTGCACGTGCTGCTGATGGAGCAGGGTGCGATCGTGTGGAAACCGATGCGCGACTCCTACTCGGTCACGGTCGATTCGCccaagaaggagaaaaagttTAACGGGCTGAAGAGCTTCATCGCGTACCAGCTGACGCCGTCGTTTAATAACATCCCGGTAGCGCGCCGCTACAAGCACTTTGACTGGCTGCACGAACGGCTGGTGGAGAAGTTTTGTCTCATTCCGATTCCACCGCTGCCGGACAAGCAGATTTCGGGCCGGTACGATGAGGAGTTTGTGGAGCACCGGCGGGTACAGCTGCAGGAGTTTGTCGACTGGATGTGTCGCCATCCGGTCCTGTCGACGTGCGGCGTCTGGATGCACTTCCTCACCTGCACGGACGAGAAGAAGTGGAAAACGGGCAAGCGGACGGCCGAGAAGGATCCGCTGGTCGGGACGATGTTCTGTGCGTCCGTGTTTCCGCCGGAAAAGACGCTGCTACAGTCGCTGGTAGAGCCGCAGGTGGACGCGGCGACCCAGTTTGTGCCGCAGATGGATACGGCGGTCAAGACGCTGTTCGCCATCTGTGGCGATCAGTCGAAAAAGTTCCAGCAACAGTGGAAGAAGGAGTACCAGCGGATCGGCGAGGGATTTTCCGAGATGGCACGAGCGCTGGCGGTGGATGAGAGGCGTGCCGCGACGCAGATAAGCCTCGCGAGCTCGGTCGGACAGGCGGCGGGTGTGTTTATTAACATCGGGCAGCTGTTCGGTGAGCAGCCGAAGCATGACTTTATACCGTTCTCGGACCGGCTGCACATCTATCGCGGGCTGTTGGCCGCGTGGCCCGACACGCTCGGCGAGTACCGGAACGCGGTACAGAAGCGCAAGGAGTGCGAGCGGCTGACGGCCGAGCAGAAGATGGAGAACGGACAGCTGCAGGAGGTGAACCGGCGCGTGGACGTGATGTCGTACGCACTGCTGGCGGAGATGTCCCACTTTCGGGAGGAGCGCGATACGCATCTGAAGGACACGATACGCAACTTTATCGGGGCGCAGATTGACTTTTACAAATCCATCGTGCAGAAGCTGGAGCAGGCGCAAACTCATTTTTAA
- the LOC121599139 gene encoding uncharacterized protein LOC121599139 encodes MSMTMNANPNRKRLRSNESDGCFALQRKTFVNQQMMDQQDPNKMKRILAKTISLLFQGAKNQDKELVIDQKASLRAVRLLGSGEIDYDMNATSSWLGKKADRKCRQCDRMSIVHADCTNCNLELCEYCGVNCNTCPEKICLNCVTIFHCVSHDLPCCEQCKMFL; translated from the exons ATGAGCATGACGATGAACGCAAACCCGAACCGGAAGCGTTTGCGGTCCAACGAAAGCGACGGATGCTTTGCGCTGCAGCGCAAAACGTTCGTCAACCAGCAGATGATGGACCAGCAGGATCCAAACAAAATGAAGCGCATCCTGG CCAAAACAATCAGCTTGCTGTTCCAGGGTGCAAAGAACCAGGACAAAGAGTTGGTCATCGATCAGAAGGCGTCGCTGAGAGCCGTCCGTTTGCTTGGAAGCGGTGAAATAGACTACGATATGAATGCG ACCTCCTCCTGGCTGGGGAAAAAGGCTGACAGGAAATGTCGCCAGTGCGACCGGATGTCGATCGTGCACGCTGACTGTACCAACTGCAATCTGGAGCTGTGCGAGTACTGTGGCGTTAATTGTAACACTTGTCCGGAAAAGATCTGCCTCAACTGTGTCACAATATT TCACTGCGTTTCGCATGATTTGCCCTGCTGTGAGCAGTGTAAAATGTTTCTATGA
- the LOC121599136 gene encoding sorting nexin lst-4 isoform X1, which translates to MRMHNHDTAMIVLVDGGGTGSHPRISLPVRPCPSGGCLLTSSRGRATVCLVIARQSDRMNVALLSAGCGEIKLRKKAIAMTRVKVLYDFNGEPNSSEISISVDEVLTVTNTDVGEGWWEGMNSRGQRGLFPAAYVETIPEAPSLPSGPPKMPPPPAVMAQAATGVSKSGSQQALGNRYDQTSDDWGEQQDDWDDDWDDDNDTYSEIGPAAAATGRTNGQTQSYQQQHQHQQQQQQQQYHQQSATASYYANANLPAPPPGDGDTMSLASVATTVGGGRSRAAGTGKIFTKSGDNYLMGMPVPDVSESDRVHVLLMEQGAIVWKPMRDSYSVTVDSPKKEKKFNGLKSFIAYQLTPSFNNIPVARRYKHFDWLHERLVEKFCLIPIPPLPDKQISGRYDEEFVEHRRVQLQEFVDWMCRHPVLSTCGVWMHFLTCTDEKKWKTGKRTAEKDPLVGTMFCASVFPPEKTLLQSLVEPQVDAATQFVPQMDTAVKTLFAICGDQSKKFQQQWKKEYQRIGEGFSEMARALAVDERRAATQISLASSVGQAAGVFINIGQLFGEQPKHDFIPFSDRLHIYRGLLAAWPDTLGEYRNAVQKRKECERLTAEQKMENGQLQEVNRRVDVMSYALLAEMSHFREERDTHLKDTIRNFIGAQIDFYKSIVQKLEQAQTHF; encoded by the exons ATGCGGATGCACAACCATGATACCGCGATGATAGTGTTGGTGGACGGGGGAGGGACGGGATCCCATCCACGTATCTCTTTGCCAGTCCGCCCCTGTCCAAGCGGTGGTTGCCTTCTCACCAGCAGTCGAGGTCGAGCGACCGTTTGTTTAGTGATTGCGCGGCAGAGCGATCGCATGAATGTTGCTTTGTTGAGCGCTGGATGTGGTGAGATAAAGTTAAGGAAAAAAG CAATCGCGATGACGCGCGTTAAGGTCCTGTACGATTTCAATGGCGAGCCGAACTCGTCCGAAATTTCCATCTCGGTAGACGAAGTGCTGACCGTCACAAACACGGACGTCGGTGAAGGATGGTGGGAGGGTATGAATTCACGCGGCCAGCGTGGCCTCTTTCCGGCGGCCTACGTAGAAACCATCCCGGAGGCACCGTCTTTGCCCAGCGGACCGCCCAAAatgccaccaccgccagccgTCATGGCGCAGGCGGCGACGGGCGTATCGAAATCCGGCTCACAGCAAGCCCTCGGCAATCGGTACGATCAGACGTCGGACGATTGGGGCGAGCAGCAGGATGATTGGGACGACGATTGGGATGACGATAACGATACGTACTCGGAGATTGGTCCGGCCGCGGCAGCTACCGGGCGTACCAATGGTCAGACACAATcctatcagcagcagcaccagcaccagcagcagcagcagcagcaacagtatcACCAGCAAAGCGCCACAGCCAGCTACTATGCCAACGCGAACTTGCCCGCACCACCGCCCGGCGACGGGGACACGATGTCACTCGCCTCCGTAGCGACTACGGTCGGCGGGGGACGATCGCGTGCCGCCGGGACGGGTAAAATTTTCACCAAATCCGGCGACAACTATCTGATGGGAATGCCAGTGCCGGACGTGTCGGAGTCGGACCGGGTGCACGTGCTGCTGATGGAGCAGGGTGCGATCGTGTGGAAACCGATGCGCGACTCCTACTCGGTCACGGTCGATTCGCccaagaaggagaaaaagttTAACGGGCTGAAGAGCTTCATCGCGTACCAGCTGACGCCGTCGTTTAATAACATCCCGGTAGCGCGCCGCTACAAGCACTTTGACTGGCTGCACGAACGGCTGGTGGAGAAGTTTTGTCTCATTCCGATTCCACCGCTGCCGGACAAGCAGATTTCGGGCCGGTACGATGAGGAGTTTGTGGAGCACCGGCGGGTACAGCTGCAGGAGTTTGTCGACTGGATGTGTCGCCATCCGGTCCTGTCGACGTGCGGCGTCTGGATGCACTTCCTCACCTGCACGGACGAGAAGAAGTGGAAAACGGGCAAGCGGACGGCCGAGAAGGATCCGCTGGTCGGGACGATGTTCTGTGCGTCCGTGTTTCCGCCGGAAAAGACGCTGCTACAGTCGCTGGTAGAGCCGCAGGTGGACGCGGCGACCCAGTTTGTGCCGCAGATGGATACGGCGGTCAAGACGCTGTTCGCCATCTGTGGCGATCAGTCGAAAAAGTTCCAGCAACAGTGGAAGAAGGAGTACCAGCGGATCGGCGAGGGATTTTCCGAGATGGCACGAGCGCTGGCGGTGGATGAGAGGCGTGCCGCGACGCAGATAAGCCTCGCGAGCTCGGTCGGACAGGCGGCGGGTGTGTTTATTAACATCGGGCAGCTGTTCGGTGAGCAGCCGAAGCATGACTTTATACCGTTCTCGGACCGGCTGCACATCTATCGCGGGCTGTTGGCCGCGTGGCCCGACACGCTCGGCGAGTACCGGAACGCGGTACAGAAGCGCAAGGAGTGCGAGCGGCTGACGGCCGAGCAGAAGATGGAGAACGGACAGCTGCAGGAGGTGAACCGGCGCGTGGACGTGATGTCGTACGCACTGCTGGCGGAGATGTCCCACTTTCGGGAGGAGCGCGATACGCATCTGAAGGACACGATACGCAACTTTATCGGGGCGCAGATTGACTTTTACAAATCCATCGTGCAGAAGCTGGAGCAGGCGCAAACTCATTTTTAA